One stretch of Alphaproteobacteria bacterium DNA includes these proteins:
- a CDS encoding DUF1178 family protein: MILFELKCHQEHIFESWFKDGHTYDQQESAKQISCPFCGSNKVQKNLMAPRISRNIRSGELSQIPEINTPPTKVKEIEQSLIKLRQDIETNCDYVGHQFAEEARKIHFEEVENTRGIYGEATLEEVKELNEEGIEFFKLPWISKHNA; the protein is encoded by the coding sequence ATGATACTGTTTGAACTTAAATGTCATCAAGAACATATATTTGAAAGTTGGTTTAAAGATGGTCATACATATGATCAGCAGGAATCAGCCAAACAAATTTCTTGTCCTTTTTGTGGATCAAATAAAGTTCAGAAAAATTTGATGGCACCTCGTATTAGCCGTAATATAAGGTCTGGTGAATTGTCTCAAATCCCAGAAATTAATACACCACCTACAAAGGTTAAAGAAATTGAACAATCTTTAATTAAATTGCGCCAAGATATAGAAACCAATTGTGATTATGTTGGTCATCAGTTTGCTGAAGAAGCACGTAAGATTCATTTTGAAGAAGTTGAAAATACTAGAGGTATTTATGGTGAGGCAACCTTAGAAGAAGTTAAAGAATTAAATGAAGAGGGAATAGAATTTTTTAAATTGCCGTGGATATCTAAACATAATGCTTAG
- the ubiG gene encoding bifunctional 2-polyprenyl-6-hydroxyphenol methylase/3-demethylubiquinol 3-O-methyltransferase UbiG, protein MKKKIFHFDGQSQVLSGTIDHEEVEKFSSMAESWWDPKGSFAPLHKINPIRIAFLRDQLIHKFKLDPSHPQPLKDLKILDIGCGGGLLCEPLTRLGAYVTGIDASPKNISIATQHAENNKLSIRYYATSVEEFVKNNEKFDVIVAMEIVEHVANLDLFLSTTVKLMENKGCLALSTLNRTVKSFLYAIIGAEYILQWLPKGTHDWQKFLTPAELIRILEKNKLSITTIKGMSYNPFQTMWSLSSDIKVNYFLFAEA, encoded by the coding sequence TTATCTGGAACAATTGACCATGAAGAAGTAGAGAAATTTTCATCTATGGCAGAATCTTGGTGGGACCCTAAAGGTAGTTTTGCACCTTTACATAAAATTAATCCTATTAGAATTGCTTTTTTACGAGATCAATTAATTCATAAATTTAAACTTGATCCTTCTCACCCTCAACCTTTAAAAGATTTAAAGATTCTCGATATTGGTTGTGGTGGTGGATTATTATGCGAACCTCTTACACGTTTAGGTGCATATGTAACAGGTATTGATGCAAGTCCAAAAAATATTTCTATAGCAACACAACATGCTGAAAATAACAAACTTTCTATTCGCTATTATGCAACATCCGTTGAAGAATTTGTAAAAAACAATGAAAAATTTGATGTTATTGTAGCTATGGAAATAGTTGAACATGTTGCTAATTTAGATTTGTTTCTATCCACAACTGTAAAATTAATGGAAAACAAAGGATGCTTAGCTCTAAGTACATTGAATCGCACTGTTAAATCTTTTTTATATGCAATTATTGGGGCAGAATATATTTTGCAATGGCTACCTAAAGGGACTCATGATTGGCAAAAATTTTTAACCCCTGCAGAACTTATACGTATTTTAGAAAAAAATAAACTGTCAATTACAACAATAAAAGGAATGTCATATAATCCATTCCAAACAATGTGGTCATTAAGTAGTGATATAAAGGTTAATTATTTTCTTTTTGCAGAAGCATAA